A stretch of DNA from Bacillus sp. NP157:
GATCGCCTTGTCGAAGAAGTCGTCGTCTTCCGCCGCCACGTCGGCGAAGAAGATGTTCGGCGACTTGCCGCCAAGCTCCAGCGTCACCGGGATCAGGTTCTGGCTGGCGTACTGCATGATCAGCCGGCCGGTGGTGGTCTCGCCGGTGAAGGCGATCTTGGCGATCCGGTTGGACGACGCCAGCGGCTTGCCGGCTTCGAGGCCGAAGCCGTTGACGATGTTGAGCACGCCCGGCGGCAGCAGGTCGCCGATCAGTTCGGCCCAGACCAGGATGCTGGCCGGGGTCTGTTCGGCGGGCTTGAGCACGATGCAGTTACCGGCGGCCAGCGCCGGCGCCATCTTCCACGCGGCCATCAGCAGCGGGAAATTCCACGGGATGATCTGGCCGACGACGCCCAGCGGCTCGTGGAACTGATAGGCGACGGTGTCGTCGTCGATTTCGCCGATCGAGCCTTCCTGGGCGCGGATGCAACCGGCGAAGTAGCGGAAGTGGTCGATCGCCAGCGGCACGTCGGCGGCCAGCGTCTCGCGGATCGGCTTGCCGTTGTCCCAGGTTTCCGCATGGGCGAGCAGCTCGAGGTTCTGCTCCATCCGGTCGGCGATGAGGTTGAGGATGCGTGCGCGCGCGGCGACCGAGGTGCGGGCCCAGCCGTCCTTCGCGGCATGCGCGGCATCCAGCGCGGCGTCGATGTCGGCGGCGTCGGAGCGCGGGATCTCGCAGAACGCCTTGCCCGTGATCGGGGTGACGTTCTCGAAATACTGGCCGCTCTTCGGAGCCACCCACTGGCCGCCGATGAAGTTGCCGTAGCGCTGCTTGAAGGGAACCTGCACGGCAAGGTGCTGCTGTTCGAGTCTGGTCATGGGTGGTGCTCCGGTGGCGTTGGATCAGGTACCTGATCAGGAGCAGGGCCCATGCCATCGCGGGCCTTCACGCGCACGTTGCCGCACTGCCGCACCCGGTGCTGCACGCCCCTTTGTCCAAATCGCTGCAACGCAGCACCCGGCTCGGCGAACGTCGTCTTGCGGCCGCCCGGCGAACGTGCTCTGAATCGGGACAGGCCACGCGCCAGGTGTCGCAAATTGCGACACATCCACCGAGGGGTTAGCCATGCGCCACATCGTCACCGCCGAATCCATATCGATGGCTCGCCGCCGCTTCTTCGATGCCGGGCAGGCGCCGCACGGGCTGGTGCCGGAGAACATCCTTGCGTCGTGGCGCCGCTGCACGGCCGGTGGGCTGGATGCCGCCGCGCGGCCGGTGGTCGCGCCGATGGAACAGGTGGCGCTGAACGAGCTGCACGAGACCAACGAGGAGCTGCGCCGGATCTGTCGCCCCGAACTGGAGTCGCTTTACGCCAGCGCGAGCCAGGCCGGCAGCATCGTGATCCTGACCACGGCCGATGGGCTGATCCTGGACGCGCTGGGCAGCGCCGAGTTCCTGGCCAAGGCGGCGCGTGTCGCGCTGAAGCCGGGCGTGCCGTGGAGCGAGCAGGCGATCGGCACGAACGCGATCGGCACGGCGATCGTCGAGCGTCGCGCCGTGGAAGTGCGCGGTGCCGAGCACTTCTATCGGCCGCACGGGATGCTGAGCTGTTCGGCCTCGCCGATCTTCTGCCCGCGTGGCCAGGTCGTGGGCGTCCTCGACCTGTCGGGCGAGGCGTCCGTGCATCACCTGCATGCCCTGGGCATGGTGCAGATGGCCGTGGAGCAGATCGAGCATCGCCTGTTCGAACGCAAGTTCGCTGGCGCGGAGAT
This window harbors:
- a CDS encoding aldehyde dehydrogenase family protein; amino-acid sequence: MTRLEQQHLAVQVPFKQRYGNFIGGQWVAPKSGQYFENVTPITGKAFCEIPRSDAADIDAALDAAHAAKDGWARTSVAARARILNLIADRMEQNLELLAHAETWDNGKPIRETLAADVPLAIDHFRYFAGCIRAQEGSIGEIDDDTVAYQFHEPLGVVGQIIPWNFPLLMAAWKMAPALAAGNCIVLKPAEQTPASILVWAELIGDLLPPGVLNIVNGFGLEAGKPLASSNRIAKIAFTGETTTGRLIMQYASQNLIPVTLELGGKSPNIFFADVAAEDDDFFDKAIEGFVMFALNQGEVCTCPSRALIHESIYDRFMERALQRVKAIKAGNPLDPSTMIGAQASGEQMEKILSYIDIGRQEGAEVLIGGARNELPGELAQGYYVQPTVFKGHNRMRVFQEEIFGPVVSVTTFKTDEEALSIANDTLYGLGAGVWTRDGTRAYRFGREIKAGRVWTNCYHAYPAHAAFGGYKQSGIGRETHRMMLDHYQQTKNLLVSYAPKKLGFF